One Ranitomeya variabilis isolate aRanVar5 chromosome 5, aRanVar5.hap1, whole genome shotgun sequence DNA window includes the following coding sequences:
- the RAB19 gene encoding ras-related protein Rab-19 — MPGSECAEEDPFDFLFKIILIGDSNVGKTCVVQRFQSGVFSDKHQNTIGVDFTVKSLNIEGKKVKVQVWDTAGQERFRTITQSYYRSAHGAIIAYDITQRKTFESVPHWIHEVEKYGAANLMMMLIGNKSDLVEKRQILFEEACTLAEKHGLLAVLETSAKESRNIEEVFLLMTKVLIDRNTPHFHKESPRNSFVLDSRPILDTKEPEKNCLCG, encoded by the exons ATGCCTGGATCTGAATGTGCAGAGGAGGATccttttgattttttatttaaaattattctgATTGGTGACTCCAATGTGGGCAAGACCTGTGTGGTTCAGCGGTTCCAGTCCGGAGTCTTCAGTGACAAGCACCAGAACACTATCGGGGTGGACTTTACCGTGAAATCCCTGAATATCGAAGGCAAAAAAGTCAAG GTACAAGTTTGGGACACGGCTGGCCAGGAGAGATTTCGGACGATCACGCAGAGTTATTACCGTAGTGCACATGGAGCCATTATTGCCTATGACATCACCCAACGCAAGACATTCGAGTCCGTTCCCCATTGGATCCATGAAGTGGAAAAATATGGAGCTGCCAACTTGATGATGATGCTAATCG GCAACAAATCCGACCTGGTAGAGAAAAGGCAGATCCTGTTTGAAGAAGCTTGCACTTTGGCCGAGAAGCATGGACTGCTGGCGGTCTTAGAAACCTCAGCCAAAGAGTCCCGTAACATTGAAGAAGTTTTCCTCTTGATGACCAAGGTGCTGATTGACCGCAATACCCCTCACTTTCACAAGGAGAGTCCACGGAACAGCTTTGTGCTGGACTCTCGGCCTATTCTGGACACAAAGGAGCCGGAGAAAAACTGTCTTTGTGGGTAG